A single genomic interval of Helianthus annuus cultivar XRQ/B chromosome 13, HanXRQr2.0-SUNRISE, whole genome shotgun sequence harbors:
- the LOC110899203 gene encoding uncharacterized protein LOC110899203 encodes MDNTIVAKDQLHHFSHDHSLSLVHLQPTHKNENADDEDEGEEKDDFVEEVRHGRECGMCKEQIGSFHLCYYYCKACDYSLHKFCAELPRTLQNNPLYPYHNLERTLDKYRFECFFCNLLWKDAYFYYCGFRYYKMCFICATTLEQKINHASHPHQLERMFERIVSRCGACGNKHDGFFFQCTTCLVFRINLDCALLPAKLLIQISTNGTFSHSHPLTLAYYFPESEYYAKFRPKCRVCNGMFLFHLWNYKCGKCLYYVHVDCATSKTPASLRKTYKNYKEEEHRNLLNCPFQDEGDNLLKHHMSNQHEGDIFNHSSHQHPLILFDKQTSVGKKPVSLHDPMKRVQLLCDGCVKPIMTVPFYVCCHYVDEQCCLVLHEWCAKLPSQIQDYFGHPEHPLVLLTKIPGKFFGVFECEVCKLDSNGFAYGCTTCRYYVDINCAFIPEEITHDSHPDHLILRVKSSSMEWCNACRRGVYKNWIFRCPSCDIYIDVQCALLLPRVIKHKLDKHTLSLRYEPAENHIEEYFCEICEDEFDPWRWFYHCTTCAQSMHTRCVPFILQCEQATNGYGGVYKFLNVKFGGTLEIKDHPHHLSFVQGVVSDGNCSNCLRRLKYEMIFKCMECEFALHYKCASSLV; translated from the exons ATGGACAACACAATTG TTGCTAAGGACCAGCTTCATCACTTCAGTCACGATCATTCGCTCAGCCTTGTGCATCTGCAGCCGACTCACAAAAATGAGAAtgctgatgatgaagatgaaggtgaagaGAAAGATGATTTTGTGGAGGAAGTTCGTCATGGCCGCGAATGCGGCATGTGTAAGGAACAAATCGGGTCATTTCATCTATGTTACTATTATTGCAAGGCTTGTGACTACTCATTGCACAAATTTTGTGCTGAATTACCCAGGACCCTACAAAATAACCCATTATATCCCTATCACAATCTTGAACGTACTCTTGACAAATATAGATTTGAGTGTTTTTTCTGTAATCTTTTGTGGAAGGATGCATATTTTTATTATTGCGGTTTCCGTTATTACAAGATGTGTTTTATTTGTGCAACCACGTTAGAGCAGAAGATAAACCACGCTAGTCACCCTCATCAGCTGGAGCGAATGTTTGAGCGCATAGTATCTCGTTGTGGAGCATGTGGTAATAAACATGATGGGTTCTTCTTTCAGTGTACCACCTGTCTGGTGTTTCGGATTAACCTGGACTGCGCTTTGCTACCTGCCAAGTTACTGATACAAATTAGTACTAATGGCACATTCAGTCATTCACACCCACTAACCCTTGCCTATTACTTTCCAGAATCTGAATATTATGCTAAGTTCCGTCCCAAATGTAGAGTTTGTAACGGCATGTTCCTTTTTCATTTATGGAATTATAAATGCGGTAAATGTCTATATTACGTGCATGTTGATTGTGCAACTTCAAAGACACCTGCAA GCCTGAGGAAAACTTATAAAAATTATAAAGAAGAAGAACATCGGAATCTGCTAAACTGTCCATTCCAGGATGAAGGTGACAACCTTTTGAAGCATCATATGTCTAACCAACATGAAGGTGATATTTTTAACCATTCTAGTCATCAACACCCACTCATCCTTTTCGACAAGCaaacatcagttggtaaaaaacCAGTTTCTCTACACGACCCCATGAAAAGAGTTCAACTATTATGTGATGGATGTGTGAAACCAATCATGACAGTACCGTTTTACGTGTGTTGTCATTATGTTGATGAACAATGTTGTCTTGTTCTTCATGAATGGTGCGCCAAGCTACCCTCCCAAATACAAGACTATTTTGGCCATCCTGAGCATCCTCTTGTTCTCCTAACAAAAATCCCTGGTAAGTTCTTTGGTGTGTTCGAATGTgaagtttgcaagttagattcaAATGGTTTCGCGTATGGATGCACAACATGCAGATATTATGTTGATATCAATTGTGCGTTCATTCCGGAAGAAATCACACATGATTCTCATCCTGATCATCTCATATTGAGAGTAAAATCGTCAAGTATGGAATGGTGCAACGCATGTAGGAGAGGGGTGTATAAAAATTGGATATTTCGGTGTCCCTCTTGTGATATCTATATCGATGTGCAGTGTGCTTTGTTATTGCCTAGAGTGATTAAGCACAAGTTGGATAAACATACTTTGAGCCTAAGATACGAACCTGCAGAGAACCATATTGAGGAGTACTTTTGTGAAATATGTGAGGATGAATTTGACCCTTGGAGGTGGTTCTATCATTGCACCACATGTGCCCAGTCTATGCATACTAGATGTGTGCCATTTATACTTCAATGTGAGCAAGCTACAAATGGATATGGAGGCGTCTATAAGTTTCTCAACGTTAAATTTGGAGGAACGCTTGAGATCAAAGATCACCCACACCATTTGAGCTTTGTTCAAGGCGTTGTGAGCGATGGCAACTGCAGTAACTGTCTTAGAAGATTGAAGTATGAAATGATCTTCAAGTGCATGGAGTGTGAGTTTGCATTACATTATAAATGTGCTTCTTCGTTGGTGTAA